AGCACATCGACAACCAGCTGCGCACCGGCGTCCGCACCCTGCGGTGCTACGCGACGGCCACCATGGTCCAGCTTTTCGGACAGGGAGACGTCTCCGCCTGCCCCTATGCCTGGCTCAAGCCCATGGGAAACATAAAGCAGGGGCCCGAACTCATCCACGAGCAGTTCGGAAAACACCAGCACTACGATATGTTCATGCAGAACCGGCCCCGTTTCCCCTTCTGCAAGAGCTGCACCGGACCGATAGACGTGGTCAATCTCTATCTGTTCGGCGGTATCTCCGAAGAGGAAATCGCGCGCTGCGCACCGTACTCGGGGCCCCGCGCCCTGGAACGGCTGCGGGAACTGAAATCGGCATTCACCCCGGTCTTCGAGCCGACCGGGGAACCCTCTCCCCACTGATCTGATTCCGCGGGCGACAGGGCGCCAGAAAGCCAGAGCACACAAGACGTCGAGGAGCGTAATGATTTCCGTGGATGGGATTTCCGGCGACGATTTCGCAGGTGCCGGGCTGCAGAGGCTTCGCGGGCTCCCGCAGCACGATCTGCTCACACTCGCCGGAGACTGGCTCGGCGAACTAGCACCATGGCGGAACGCCGAGACCCTGGCGGCGATCTCCACCACCATGTCCGCCGAGTCCGTCCTCTCCTCCCTGTTCGTCTTCGGGGAGCGGGTGGCGGAATCCGAGGTCCGCTCGGAGCTCCCCGGTCCGCTGTTCGATCTCCTGCTCCGCGCCGGGGTGCTCTCCGAGGACTCCGGCAAGGTGTCGGCCGACTACTGCCTGGTCCGCGGGGACGGTATGGCCCTCCTCGCCGCCTGGCGGGCGGCGGGGCGGGACTCCGGATCGTACGCACCCTGGGTCGGCACCGACTCGATGACCCTGTCCCGGCTCGTGGCGGCCCGCACCGGTGTCCGGTCGGCCCTGGACCTCGGGTGCGGCACCGGCATCCTCGGCCTCTCGGCGGCCCGGAACGGCGCCGACGTGCTGTCGGTCGACATCAATCCGGAGTGCACGGCGGCCGCGACGGTCAACGCGCACATCAACGGTCTCGGAGACCGGCTGACAACCGCCGAGGGGGACATCATGTCCCTGTCCCTCGACGACCGGTTCGACCTCGTCGTCTCCAACCCGCCCTGCCTGCCGCTGCGTCGCGGCTCGCTCGGCTGGCTGGCCGGTGAAGCCGGGCTCGACGGCCTGGAGTTCTTCTGGGAACTCCTGCGCCAGGTCCCCCGGCTCCTCAGCCAGGAGGGCGAGGCCCTGCTCCAGGCCGCGGCCTACGGTGACGAGAGCGGACCGTTCTTCATCTCGGAGCTGGAGGCCGAACTGCGGCGTCTGAACGTCTCCGGGCGGCTGCTGCTGAGGCCGTCCACGCCCCCGCGCTGGCCGGCCTTCGCCCAGCTCGACGAAGACCAGCAGCTCACGGGCCCGCTCGGCGAGGAGGTCCGGGAGTACGTCACGGGGATCGGCGCCACGCACTACTACGGTTTCGTCCTCTCCACGCGGTCCGGCGGCGAGGGCCTGGAGGTCGGCCGTTTCCAGTGATCACGCCGGCGTGCCGAGCCACCGGGGCCCCAGCTCGGCACGCTCCAGGGCCGCGACCGCGTCGACCGCTTCCATCAGGGTCAGGTGCGTGGTGTCGATCAGCCGGACACCGGGCACATCGGGCACCTCCGCGTCGAGGTAGAGCTCGGCCAGCCGCCCCTCGATGAAGTGCCGGCCGCCCGCATCGTTCTCGATCCGGGCGGCCAGGGCCTCTTCCTCGGCCCGGAGCCCGTAGTAGACCGGGTCGGCGCCGAGCTCCTCGAACACCTTGTGGAGGCGGTCGTAGGCACGGCCCGCCAGGACCACCCCGGTGACGACCACGACGCGCGCACCCCAGTCCTGGTACACGGGCACGGCGGCGCGCAGGGCCGAGGCCATCAGGTCGTATATCTCCTCGCCGCCGTCGTAGGGATGGACGACGGGATCGCAGTCCATCGCCGCCGCCGGGACGCTGTACCGGGTCACCAGCTGGTGGCCCAGCCTGGTCTTGCCCACACCGGGGGCACCGGTTACCACCACGGCGCGCATCAGTTCGCGCCCTCGCGGACCGTCCCGACCAGACGGAAGCCCAGGTGCGGGATCTTGAGGAGCTTCGCGCCGGAATCGATGTCCAGGAACTTCTGCTTCAGCACCGAGGTCACCTTGTTCACGTCCTCGCCCCCCGCGGCCTCGGTGAGGTCCTCGCGGGAGACGATCTGGCCCGACCGGTCGTGCAGCAGACGCAGCAGCCCCGCCTCGGCGTCGGTCACGGGGACCGACTTCGCGGCGGAGCTCAGTGTGCCCTTCCCGTCCAGGGTGAGCACCTGGGTGTTCTCGGGCGGCGTGACGGTCTTGAAGTAGCTGAGCGTCTTCACGAGCCGGGACCGCTTCAGAGGACTGGCCAGCGTGAAGCCGAAGCCGCTGGAGACGGCCGAGAGGACCTCGGTGGCGGATATGCCGTCGAGCACGGCCACCGGGTAACCGCCCCGGCTCTTCAGCTCCTCCACGGACAGGTCGCCCGGCCGGTCGGCGGCGACCCGGTGGAAGGAGACGAGGAGTCCCTCGGACGGTGCGGTGTGGCTCGCTTCGGGGTCCGTCACGTGCAGAGTGATGCCCACTTCGGCACATGCCTCCGCGAGGACCTCCTGGTCCTCGGGCGTCAGGGACTGAGCCAGTGCGTACATAGGAAACCCTTCACAGAGCGGCGGGGCCGCGGTTGCTGGTCATGGGGGAACCGGTCAGCTGCGTCGCATCCACCAGACACGCTCGGCGGCCGGGCTCCAGGAGCCCTCCGCCATGCGCAGGCCGTGCCGGCGGATGCGGTGGATGATGCCTTTGCGTACCTGGATGCGGTAGGCGCTCAGTGCCTCGCTCTTGATGAGCGCCGCCGTGTCGTCCACGGGCAGGAGCTCCGGGTGCAGTCCGCCGAGGCCCGTCCGGGCCAGGCGCGCACCGAGCTTCGCCGCGGTCTCCTCCGCCGAGGAGAACAGGGAGTACGGCTGGTCCTCGTAGAAAGCGACCCGCGCACCGTCGAGCGCGCCACGGCGTGCCAGTTCGAGGACGGCCTCCCGGCAGGCGAGGTGGTCGACGTGGCCGCCGACTCCCAGCGGCGCGAAGACGTCGCCGGCGCCGTCGAGGAGGGTGGCGAGCCGTTCGGTGACGGCCTCGAAGAGCTCCGGCTCCTCCTGCGCGAACCCGTCGGACCAGGCCGTGTCGGCGAAGAAGCGGTCCTTTCTGAAGTCGCGGTCGGCTGCGTCGACGAAGCCCAGGAACTCCGCCCGGGCGCGCAGCACGCGAGCGGCGACCTCCTCCTCGGCGAGCAGCAGGCGCTCCGTCATCGCCGGGTGTCCGGCGTAGTACGGGTCCTTGGTCCAGGTCTCGACGCTGAAGACGTCGAGGAACCGGCCGCCCTGCCGGGCTATCGTCCCGCCGAGGGCCAGCGCGGCGTCATCCGGGTGGGGTGACACGACCACGGGCGGTGCCGTGGCCGCGTGGCCGGGGGTGAGCGGGGGTGCCATGAGCAGCAGTCCGTGCTGCCGCCAGCGGCCGATGGTCTCGCGGTCGGCCGTGCTGAAGCCGTCCAGGGGCCGGCTGCCGTCGCAGCGGGACAGCAGGGCGGCGTCGCCGTCCGGCAACTGGCCGGAAACCTCGACCTGACGCCCCATGAAATAGAGCCGTCCGTCGTCCGTTTCCACATGCGGCAAGACGACCGGGCACCACGTGTCGGAAATCTCCTTCATGTAACTCCGAGCCCGAGCGGTGACGAATAAAAGGTGCAGCACAGCGGAGCGTAGCGATGGCCGCCTTGCACGCACAGAGCGGTTTCCAGACTGGCAGAAAACGAGAGGGAAGGTGGCCGAAAACGCCTGGATTCGGGTTTGCCATGTTTACTTCCCGTCCCACCGGGATCAATATGTTTCCAGCCATTCCCACGGCCTCACAACCCCCTTCCGGCTCCGTCGTCCACCCCTGCCGGCCACCCGGCCCGCATCGCGCGATCATCAGAGAAATCCCACTTCAGCCAGCTGATCATCGGAAGGGTGGCGGGCCGCCGCGCTACGTCCGCACGGTGGCCCGCATCAAGCCGCCACCCGGCCGGAAACGTACAGACCGAAAAGAATTGGCCACGCCGGCGGCATGGCCGACAGCATGGTTTCGGCGGCACCATTGCACTGGCGACCTGCTGCTGTAACCTCGATCTGCAACCTGTACCTGACTTAGTGACTGCTGGGGATGGGCCAACATATGGAGAAGACTCGCGCATTGCTCGTCCAGCAAGGCGTCTGGGGGAATTCTGCAGCCTCCATGCCCCTGGCAATTGGCTATCTGAAGTCCTACGCCGAGGCGGATGACCGCGTCCGGCGCCTCATGGACATCTCCATCAGGAACTATCCCGGTGACGCCGGCCTGAACGCCATGGCCCGGGACCTCATACGCGACGGCGTCCCCGACATCCTCTGCTTCTCCGTCCTCGGCTGGAACTTCCGCGCCTTCGGCACCCTCGCGGAGACCTTCAAGCAGATGAACCCGCAGGGCTGGGTCATCTTCGGCGGCAACCACGTCGCCCACCAGGCCGAGCGTGTTTTCCGCATGTTCCCCCAGGTCGACGTGGTGGTGAACGGTGAGGGCGAGCTGGTCTTCCGGGACCTGATGAACGCCTATATCGACGGAGCCCGCCACGCCGAACTCCACGGAATCCAGGGCATCTCCTTCCGGGAGACCGACGGAAACCTCGTCACGACCCCCCCGCGCGAGCGCATTCAGGATCTTGAGATCCTGCCGTCCCCCATCCTGACGGGAGCAATACCTCTCGTCGACAAGAAGGGGCGCTTCCTCTACGACTACGCACTCATGGAGACGAACCGCGGGTGTCCGTACAAGTGCGCATTCTGTTATTGGGGGGGCGCCACCGGGCAGAAGATGCGGGCGTTTTCACGGGAGCGGCTGCGCGAAGAGCTGGACGTGCTGGGCCGGCACGGCGCGGACATCCTCATGCTCGCCGACTCCAATTTCGGGCTCCTGCGCGAGGACGAGGAATTCCTCGACGACCTCCTCCGGGTACGGAGTAAATACGGTTTCCCGAACCGGCTCGAAACCTCCTGGGCGAAGAACAAGTCTGCCGGGTTCTACCGCATCATGGAGAAGATGAAGCAGTCCGGGATGCACAGTGCCTTCATCCTCGCCCTCCAGACGATGGATGACTCGGTGCTCGATCTCATGCGCCGGCGGAACATGAAGCTGAACGACTGGGAGGGCCTCGTCTCCTGGCTGATCGAGCACGACATCACGCCGTACCTGGAGCTGATCTGGGGTGCGCCGGGAGAGACGGTCGCCTCGTTCCTGGAAGGCTACGACCGGGCGGCACGGCACACGCCGTTCATCGCCGTCCACCCGCTGATGCTCCTGCCGAACACCGAGTACCACACCAAGAAGCAGGAGCACGGGCTGGTGACCGTGCGCGGTGAGCAGGACGACTTCGACTACGTGCTCTCGCACAACACCATGACGCTCGCGGACAACGAGCGCATGCTCCGCTTCATCTGCTGGAACCGGGTACTGGCCCGGAGCCTGTGGTTGCACAACATCTGGGTCGCCCTGCGGGAGCTCGCCGACATCCCCCAGTCACGCGTCATCCTCAGTTTCTCCGACTGGGTCGAGGAGAGCGACGATCCCGAGGCGAGGGAGCTGCACGCGGTCGCCAGACCGACGAGTTCCGCCAGCGAGAACGTCGACCCCAACGTCTGGCGGCTGCTCACCAAGCGGCTGCTGAAACTCTGGTGGGAGGAGAGCATGCGCCCCGGCCTGCCCCCGCACCTGGTGCCGGTCATGGACGAGGTGTTCCGGTACGACCTGATGTGCCAGCCCATCCGCATGCTGCCGGACGGTTCGGGTCCCGAGGAGGACCTCCCGGTCGTCACGAAGCACGGCGAGAACTGGTACCTGCGCAGCAAGGTCGAATTCCTCTACCCCGTCTCCGACCTGATCGCCGCGCTCCGGCGCGGGGAGAAGGTCAGCACGGAGACGGAGCGCCACACCACGGACTTCTACTACCGCGCCGAGTTTGGCGGCGACCTCCAGCACTACTTCCGCATGGACCGCTTCCGCGGCCTGACCGAGCAGCAGGTCGACGAGCGGTGCACCAAGGTTTGACCGCGATTCTTCACACAGGAGACAAAACACAATGGACCGCGCCGAACTCATCAAGGAACTCCACGAGATAGCAGCAGGCATGACCAAGGCCCCTCTCCGGGAGGTGTCCGGGGAAGGCGACGCCAGCATGGTGGAGCAGTACGGGTTCAGCTCCCTCGACGCTCTGGAGTACCTGCTGATCCTTGAGGAGAAATTCGATGTCGTCTTCGAGGACGAGGAACTGACGGAGGAGACGCTCTTCTCCATCGAGGGGCTCGCCACCTACATCCTCGGCCAGAAGGCCCCCGACAGCGCCTCCTTGGCATGACGGACATACCACTGACCGCTGTGCCGCCGGGCCACCCGCCCGGCGGCACAGCGGTCAGTGTGGTCGTTCCGACCCGCGACCGGACCACGCGCTTACTGCTCACGCTGACGGCTCTGGCGCAACAGACCCTGGACCGCGAGCGGTTCGAGGTCATCCTGGTCGACGACGCGCCGGAGCCCGGTGCGGTGGAGCAGGTCCTCGATGCCGTTCCGGAGGGTCTGCCGATCCGGTCCGCCGCTACGGGCGGGCGTGGCGCGGCCTGCGCGCGCAACAGCGGTGCCCGGCTGGCGCGCGGCGAGGTGCTGCTCTTCCTCGACGACGACACGGTGGCCACACCGCGGCTGCTGGAGGAGCACCTCACGGCCCACCGGAGCCCGGCCGCCGCCGTGGTGCACGGCGGCATCGTCGACCTCTCGGCATTCGCTCTGACGCCCGACCCCCAGCCGCTGCAGGCGACCCTGACAGGTGCCCGCGGCCGGCAGATCGAGCCCGGCACCGTCGCCGGCCTCGGT
This DNA window, taken from Streptomyces nitrosporeus, encodes the following:
- a CDS encoding KedN5 family methylcobalamin-dependent radical SAM C-methyltransferase is translated as MEKTRALLVQQGVWGNSAASMPLAIGYLKSYAEADDRVRRLMDISIRNYPGDAGLNAMARDLIRDGVPDILCFSVLGWNFRAFGTLAETFKQMNPQGWVIFGGNHVAHQAERVFRMFPQVDVVVNGEGELVFRDLMNAYIDGARHAELHGIQGISFRETDGNLVTTPPRERIQDLEILPSPILTGAIPLVDKKGRFLYDYALMETNRGCPYKCAFCYWGGATGQKMRAFSRERLREELDVLGRHGADILMLADSNFGLLREDEEFLDDLLRVRSKYGFPNRLETSWAKNKSAGFYRIMEKMKQSGMHSAFILALQTMDDSVLDLMRRRNMKLNDWEGLVSWLIEHDITPYLELIWGAPGETVASFLEGYDRAARHTPFIAVHPLMLLPNTEYHTKKQEHGLVTVRGEQDDFDYVLSHNTMTLADNERMLRFICWNRVLARSLWLHNIWVALRELADIPQSRVILSFSDWVEESDDPEARELHAVARPTSSASENVDPNVWRLLTKRLLKLWWEESMRPGLPPHLVPVMDEVFRYDLMCQPIRMLPDGSGPEEDLPVVTKHGENWYLRSKVEFLYPVSDLIAALRRGEKVSTETERHTTDFYYRAEFGGDLQHYFRMDRFRGLTEQQVDERCTKV
- a CDS encoding methyltransferase yields the protein MISVDGISGDDFAGAGLQRLRGLPQHDLLTLAGDWLGELAPWRNAETLAAISTTMSAESVLSSLFVFGERVAESEVRSELPGPLFDLLLRAGVLSEDSGKVSADYCLVRGDGMALLAAWRAAGRDSGSYAPWVGTDSMTLSRLVAARTGVRSALDLGCGTGILGLSAARNGADVLSVDINPECTAAATVNAHINGLGDRLTTAEGDIMSLSLDDRFDLVVSNPPCLPLRRGSLGWLAGEAGLDGLEFFWELLRQVPRLLSQEGEALLQAAAYGDESGPFFISELEAELRRLNVSGRLLLRPSTPPRWPAFAQLDEDQQLTGPLGEEVREYVTGIGATHYYGFVLSTRSGGEGLEVGRFQ
- a CDS encoding acyl carrier protein, with the protein product MDRAELIKELHEIAAGMTKAPLREVSGEGDASMVEQYGFSSLDALEYLLILEEKFDVVFEDEELTEETLFSIEGLATYILGQKAPDSASLA
- a CDS encoding glycosyltransferase family 2 protein, encoding MTDIPLTAVPPGHPPGGTAVSVVVPTRDRTTRLLLTLTALAQQTLDRERFEVILVDDAPEPGAVEQVLDAVPEGLPIRSAATGGRGAACARNSGARLARGEVLLFLDDDTVATPRLLEEHLTAHRSPAAAVVHGGIVDLSAFALTPDPQPLQATLTGARGRQIEPGTVAGLGSAAPLLGPRRSFIERTARKVVQSPDYASLRWLTCIGTNTSMRRTVFEKVGGFDEHYGELWGGEDLELGLRLSAAGATFELLDAIAYHLPRARRDTGDLLPRFWRLVADRHDDPRLADVGPFLAGRLTLHELAARLGPVDDAPAPGTAVT
- a CDS encoding winged helix-turn-helix domain-containing protein; the protein is MYALAQSLTPEDQEVLAEACAEVGITLHVTDPEASHTAPSEGLLVSFHRVAADRPGDLSVEELKSRGGYPVAVLDGISATEVLSAVSSGFGFTLASPLKRSRLVKTLSYFKTVTPPENTQVLTLDGKGTLSSAAKSVPVTDAEAGLLRLLHDRSGQIVSREDLTEAAGGEDVNKVTSVLKQKFLDIDSGAKLLKIPHLGFRLVGTVREGAN
- a CDS encoding PIG-L deacetylase family protein, translated to METDDGRLYFMGRQVEVSGQLPDGDAALLSRCDGSRPLDGFSTADRETIGRWRQHGLLLMAPPLTPGHAATAPPVVVSPHPDDAALALGGTIARQGGRFLDVFSVETWTKDPYYAGHPAMTERLLLAEEEVAARVLRARAEFLGFVDAADRDFRKDRFFADTAWSDGFAQEEPELFEAVTERLATLLDGAGDVFAPLGVGGHVDHLACREAVLELARRGALDGARVAFYEDQPYSLFSSAEETAAKLGARLARTGLGGLHPELLPVDDTAALIKSEALSAYRIQVRKGIIHRIRRHGLRMAEGSWSPAAERVWWMRRS